The stretch of DNA CACCGACGCCTGCCAGCCGGCCCCGCGGGCGGAACAAACTACAAGACGGGCTTGTAAACTTTGCAAACCGTCGGGGCTTAACCCGGTTGTACGGCGGAAAAACGCCGTGGTTCGGCGTGCCGTCGCGTTGGGACACGGTTTGGCACGCGACCTGCCTTAGATGGCTTTCGGTATAAGAGACCGGCGATGGTCGCCAACCGATTCCCTCGACCCCCTGTATTGGGGCCGTCTCGGGGAATCGATTTTTCACTGAGAACCCAACTCGAGCGACCCTCGCCACAAGACAACAGACCCGCCTGATAGTCGGCCCTTTGCCTCCCTCGCTAGGCCGACTCCCACCACCGCTTCACGGGCCGTCGAGTTTCCCGCAACTCGACGGCCCCTTTTCTTGCGCGGTTGGTGAATCACTGCCTGGCATGAACCGGGCCCAGTTCTATCGAGACGGAGGCCCCGCGGCTGATGGTGTTATCAGCCGGCACGCCTTAGCGTCCGGTTCGCCCCCGGGCGCGACTAAACCCGTGGGTGGTCGTCGGCGTCGAAGAGGAAGCGATCGACGCAAGCGAGTCCGCCAAGACCTAAAGCGAATGCGACAACCGAGCCGGCCGACATTGCGGCGTCACGCAACAGGCCGTAATCGGCGTCGGCCTGCCAAGTCGCGAGGAACAGGTAGAACCAATAGATCGCCAGCCCTAATGAAACCCAGGCCGCGACAAACGCCACCCAGGCCGCTGCCTCAACGGTCCGCTCGAACAACCAGGCCATAGGAGACTCCACCACTGAATTGCGCACGAGAATCCCGCACTTGCCTTAAGCGCGGCAGGCTGATCGTAATCACTTCCCTTATCGTCGCCAATGCGCCGCGTAGGGCCGAGGTCGGCGATTCAGCAGCGGTTCTTGCCGTTTCATGAATGGATAGATCCTAAACTAATCGTGGGCTAATCACCTGCCATCGATTGTTCATGCACATCGTTTCCTGCCCAAAAAGTAATCGGACTTGGAGTGGTTTCTACGGCTAGGGCTGGTGTTTAGTATCAACTTTGTGTTTAGTAGTAGAAATCTACTACATGATGGCCGCGTTAAACGTGGCCAACGACTAACTTGAAACGAGCGGAGCGTAAGCAGTGGCTAAGAAGAAGGCCTCCGGGCCCAACAAGAGTGAAGCGATCCGGGAGTATCTGAAGTCGCATCCGGACGCCGGCCCGACCGAAGTCGCCACCGAGCTGAAGAAGAAGGGCATCGACGTCGCCCTGGCGCTGGTGAGCAATGTCAAGGCCGCGATGCTCGGCCGCAAGAAGAAGAAAAAGAAGAAGAAGGGCGCGAAGCCCGGCCCGAAGACCGGTCGCGTCGGCCGTCCCGCCGGTCGTCCCGCCGGCCCCACCGACAAGGTGAGCCTGTCGCACCTGATCGAGGCCCAAGATTTCGCCGCGAAGGTCGGCGGCGTCGAGCAGGCCCAAGCGCTGCTCAAGGCGCTCGGCAAGCTCAGCTGAGGCGGAAGCTGTTAGCGGTTAGTCGTTAGCAGTTAGCGAATGAGACAAACGAAAGAGAGGCCGCGACCCTTGGGTCGCGGCCTCTTTTTGTTGGACGCCGCGGCGTTTCTCGGAGGGAGTCAGAAGAACGCGATCGAGGTCGGGTACTTCCAGAGCTGGCCGTTGCTTGCCTTCACCGCGCCGATGATCGGAAAGATCACGCTGATCGCGCCGAGGAAAATGACCAGGGGGATGCCGATAAACACCAAGCAGAGCGCGAGGGCGATCGCCCACCAGATAACCGAGGTGATGATCCAGTTCACCACAACGCGGCCGTGGGCGTCGATCTCGGGGGACTCGTCCTTCATCGTCAGCCAGATCACCAGCGGAGCGATGAAACCGGCGAGCGGAACGACGTAGCCGGCGAAGAGCGACAGATGCAGCAAGATCGGCCACGTCATGTCCGCGGCGGGGCCCACCGGCTGCGAGTGATGGGGGGAGGCGGGAGGCTCGGCCGGTTCGGCGCCGAAATTAGCGTAGGGGTTCTTTTGTTCCACAGCGCAGCGACCTCCGAGGTTGGAAAAGGCGGTCAGCAGGGAGCTTTCAGCGGTCAACTGTTAGCTAGATATAAGGCAAGAGCCGCCGCCGTACCACGGCAGCGGCTCTCGTCCCTTATTAGCTGATCGCTGAAAGCCGATCGCTGACCGCTACTTACACCACTTGCTGCGGCAGATTCACACCCGGCGCGGGCAGCGACGTGTAGCCCATCAGGTACTCGTCGATCGCGCGGGCGGCGCCGCGGCCCTCGTTGATCGCCCACACCACCAGCGACTGACCGCGGCGGCAGTCGCCCGCGGCGAAGACGCCGGGGACGCTAGTGGCGAACTTGCCGTGCTCGGCCTTGATGGTCTTCCAGCCGCCGCGCGGGGCCTGGGTCTCGAGGTTGAGGCCCTCGGCCAGCGACAGCTCGGGGCCGACGAAGCCCGTCGCCAGCAGCACCAGCTCGCACGGCCAGACCTTCTCGCTCCCCTCGACCTCGCTGAACGGCGCGCCGCCGACGATCGGCTTCGACCAATCGACCGTCACCGTCCGTACGCCGGTGAGCTTGCCGTCCTTGCCGACGTACTCCTTGGTGAGCACCGAGTACTTGCGCGGGTCCTCGCCTTCTTTGGCGATCATCTCGGCGTGCGAGTAGTCGATCCGGTAGACCATCGGCCACTGCGGCCAGGGGTTGTTGGCGCGACGCTCCTCGGGCGGCTTGGGGACGACCTCGAAGTTGGCGATGCTCTTTGCGCCGTGGCGGAGCGAGGTGCCGATGCAGTCCGCGCCCGTGTCGCCGCCGCCGATGACGATGACGTTGAGCCCTTCGGCCGACAGGTAGGCTTTGTCGCCGAGTTTCGAGTCGAGCAGGCTCTTGGTGTTGCGCGTCAGGAAGTCCATCGCGAAGTGGATGCCTTCCAGGTCGCGACCCGGGCAATTGCCGGTGGGGTCGAACGGCTTGGCGGCGCCGGTCGATAGGAGCACCGCGTCGAACTCGTCGACCAGATGCTGCGGATCGACGAACTTCACCGGCACCTTGCGCTCCTGCATGATGGCCGTCATGTGGCCGGGAGCGAACTCTTCCTCCTTGCCGACGTGGACGCCGGTGACGAACTTGACGCCCTCTTCCCGCAGCTGGTTGACGCGGCGTTCGACGGTCCCCTTATCGAGCTTCATGTTGGGGATGCCGTACATACAGAGCCCGCCGATGCGGTCGGCGCGCTCGTAGACGGTGACGTCGTGGCCGGCGCGGCGGAGCTGCTGCGCGGCGGCGAGGCCCGCGGGGCCCGAGCCGACGATCGCGACCTTCTTGCCGGACTCGAACTCGGGGGGCTCGGGGACGACCCAGCCCATCTCCCAGCCCTTGTCGATGATCGCGTTCTCGATGTTCTTGATCGTGACCGGTGGGCTGGTGATGCCCAGGACGCACGACCCCTCGCACGGTGCGGGGCAAGCCCGGCCGGTGAACTCGGGGAAGTTGTTCGTCTTGTGCAGCCGCGCCAGCGCGTCCTTCCACCGCCCGTGGTAGACGAGGTCGTTCCACTCGGGGATCAGGTTGTCGATCGGGCAGCCGGTATCCGACTGACAGAACGGCACCCCGCAATCCATGCACCGAGCGCCCTGCGTCTTGAGCTGCTCCTCGGGGGCGTGGGTGTAGATCTCGAGGTAGTCCGCGGCACGATCGAGCGCGTCCCGGTAGGGAACGGCTTGGCGTTGGAACTCTTTAAATCCGGTGGGTTTTCCCATCGACCGCTGTCTCAACTAAAGGGAGAGCTTGTTTCTGAATGACCAATGACCAAGCCCCAATGACCAATGTCAGTGAAGGATCATTTAGCTGTGGGTTTAGTGTTTCTGTAGATGGCTCCGAAGACCAGAGTCAGCTCTTTCGCCTCTTGCCAATGCCGCCTAGCCAGTTCTTTTGAATCGGGACATGCGGCGGCAATCATACGGAGCCAATACTGGGTTTCGCGCGATTCACGGACACAAACACTGATTCGGTATTGAAACTCTTTCCGCGACCCAGCCTCGTCGGCTTCGGCGTAGTTGGCGCCGATGCTCGTTGCCGACCGAACCAACTGACGTACCAAAGGGCCATTAACATCGTCGCGATGCAATCCTCTAACGAACCGAATGACTGCCTCCCCAAACACCGCCGTACGCTCCGCAAGATCAAAGTCTCGCTTCGGCACAGCGGCGCCAATCGAATCATTGGTCATTGGGGCTTGGTCATTGGTCATTCTGATCCTCACACCGTGACAGGCGTGGCGCTTCGCTTCGCCTTCTTCTCCTCCAATACGCGTTTGTAGTCTGTCGGCATGACCTTCACGAACTCGCCCTGCGCTTCGTCCCAGCGGGCGAGCAGGGCGGCGGCGACGGGGCTGCCGGTTAGGTCTTGGTGCTTGGCGATCAGGGCCTTCAGTTCGGCGATGTCTTCTTCGTCGATCACGTCCTCCAGCTCGACCATGCCGAGGTTGCAGTCGAGGGAGAACGCAGCCCGATCCTTCGCCCAGACGTAGGCGATGCCGCCACTCATGCCCGCCGCGAAGTTGCGGCCGGTGGGGCCGAGGATCACGACCCGGCCGCCGGTCATGTACTCGCAGCCGTGGTCGCCGACGCCCTCGATGACGGCCGTCGCGCCCGAGTTGCGGACGCAGAACCGCTCGGCCGCGCGGCCGCGGAAGAACGCCTCGCCACGCGTCGCGCCGTAGAGGCAGACGTTGCCGACGAGGATCTGGTCCTCGGCCTTGAACGTCGAGGTCTTGTGCGGGTAGACGATCACGCGCCCGCCCGAGAGGCCCTTGCCGACGAAGTCGTTGGAGTCGCCTTC from Botrimarina mediterranea encodes:
- a CDS encoding glutamate synthase subunit beta, with amino-acid sequence MGKPTGFKEFQRQAVPYRDALDRAADYLEIYTHAPEEQLKTQGARCMDCGVPFCQSDTGCPIDNLIPEWNDLVYHGRWKDALARLHKTNNFPEFTGRACPAPCEGSCVLGITSPPVTIKNIENAIIDKGWEMGWVVPEPPEFESGKKVAIVGSGPAGLAAAQQLRRAGHDVTVYERADRIGGLCMYGIPNMKLDKGTVERRVNQLREEGVKFVTGVHVGKEEEFAPGHMTAIMQERKVPVKFVDPQHLVDEFDAVLLSTGAAKPFDPTGNCPGRDLEGIHFAMDFLTRNTKSLLDSKLGDKAYLSAEGLNVIVIGGGDTGADCIGTSLRHGAKSIANFEVVPKPPEERRANNPWPQWPMVYRIDYSHAEMIAKEGEDPRKYSVLTKEYVGKDGKLTGVRTVTVDWSKPIVGGAPFSEVEGSEKVWPCELVLLATGFVGPELSLAEGLNLETQAPRGGWKTIKAEHGKFATSVPGVFAAGDCRRGQSLVVWAINEGRGAARAIDEYLMGYTSLPAPGVNLPQQVV
- a CDS encoding DUF4870 domain-containing protein yields the protein MEQKNPYANFGAEPAEPPASPHHSQPVGPAADMTWPILLHLSLFAGYVVPLAGFIAPLVIWLTMKDESPEIDAHGRVVVNWIITSVIWWAIALALCLVFIGIPLVIFLGAISVIFPIIGAVKASNGQLWKYPTSIAFF
- a CDS encoding four helix bundle protein, whose amino-acid sequence is MTNDQAPMTNDSIGAAVPKRDFDLAERTAVFGEAVIRFVRGLHRDDVNGPLVRQLVRSATSIGANYAEADEAGSRKEFQYRISVCVRESRETQYWLRMIAAACPDSKELARRHWQEAKELTLVFGAIYRNTKPTAK